The sequence TTTACTACTTTGTAAAGCATTTTTTCATCGCACGGAAGTGTATAATTTTCTTTTCTTTTAAGTCGAAGCACGCCACTATCTACTTTTGGCGGTGGATTGAAAACTGAAGGTGGAACCGTAAAAAGATATTCAGCATCGTAAAATGCTTGTGCCAAAACGGAAAGTATACCGTAGGTTTTACTACCTTCTTTTGCGCAAATCCGTTGCGCCACTTCCTTTTGAAACATACCTGTAAACTCTGGAATCCGTGTCTTCCACTCCAAAGTTTTAAATACGATTTGTGTTGAAATATTATACGGAAAGTTACCTGTTATTCCGAATTGTTCATCTTCAAAAACTTGCGAAAGATTAAACTTCAAGAAATCTGCTTCAAGGATTTTGAGGTTTTTGTTTGGATAGTTTTCTTCTAAATAAGCAATGGAATCTCTATCGAGGTCCATGGCGATTACTTCGACGTCCTTTTCAATTAAATATTTTGTAAGAACGCCCATTCCGGGGCCGATTTCCAAAACGTTTTTATAGCCTTCAAGGGTCAGTGTATCGCCAATTTTTTCTGCGATAAGTTCGTCTTTTAGAAAAT comes from Aequorivita sublithincola DSM 14238 and encodes:
- the rsmA gene encoding 16S rRNA (adenine(1518)-N(6)/adenine(1519)-N(6))-dimethyltransferase RsmA; the encoded protein is MKKEYSNKSKNNSESGEVRAKKHLGQHFLKDELIAEKIGDTLTLEGYKNVLEIGPGMGVLTKYLIEKDVEVIAMDLDRDSIAYLEENYPNKNLKILEADFLKFNLSQVFEDEQFGITGNFPYNISTQIVFKTLEWKTRIPEFTGMFQKEVAQRICAKEGSKTYGILSVLAQAFYDAEYLFTVPPSVFNPPPKVDSGVLRLKRKENYTLPCDEKMLYKVVKTAFQQRRKTLRNSLKSFNLSDKIKEDAIFGQRPEQLSVSQFIALTQKLENDAISAD